One genomic region from Pseudoduganella lutea encodes:
- a CDS encoding M16 family metallopeptidase, giving the protein MKWKLAAFVAGSMLAASAQAAFTSDQVQSFTLANGMKFIVLESSTIPNANMYTFWKVGSRNEAPGTTGLSHFFEHMMFNGSKNYGPKMFDRTMEANGGSNNAYTSSDVTVYQDWFPATSLETIFKLESDRIAHLTIDPKMVESERGVVLSERSTGLENSNIRMLMEDLNSVAYSAHPYSWPVIGFESDIKAWTQQDLVNYFRTYYAPGNAVAVIVGDVKADRVKTLATKYFGAIPKRAAPPAVKTVEPEQKGERRLFVAKPSATSANLMVAYKAPRADSPDYYALNVLQGVLTEGKTSRLYKALVEKQLATSVGTDATDGFDPGLLYVFAVAANGVDGAKVEKALLDEIDNVVKNGITEQELQAVKNKKLVNLYRAQETINGKAQQLGNYETFFGDWRKLFAAPAEFEKLTTADIQAVAARYLKKQQRTIGVLAAKEE; this is encoded by the coding sequence ATGAAGTGGAAACTTGCCGCCTTCGTGGCCGGCAGCATGCTTGCCGCCTCGGCCCAGGCCGCGTTTACGTCCGACCAGGTGCAGTCGTTCACGCTCGCCAACGGCATGAAGTTCATCGTCCTGGAAAGCAGCACGATCCCCAACGCGAACATGTACACGTTCTGGAAGGTCGGCTCGCGCAACGAGGCGCCCGGCACCACCGGCCTGTCGCACTTCTTCGAACACATGATGTTCAATGGTTCGAAGAACTACGGGCCGAAGATGTTCGACCGCACCATGGAAGCGAACGGCGGCAGCAACAACGCCTACACGAGCAGCGACGTGACCGTGTACCAGGACTGGTTTCCCGCCACTTCCCTTGAAACGATCTTCAAGCTGGAGAGCGACCGCATCGCCCACCTGACGATCGATCCGAAGATGGTCGAGAGCGAACGCGGCGTGGTGCTGTCCGAACGCAGCACGGGCCTGGAAAACTCGAACATCCGCATGCTGATGGAAGACCTGAACAGCGTGGCCTACTCGGCCCACCCGTATTCGTGGCCCGTGATCGGCTTCGAGTCGGACATCAAGGCCTGGACGCAGCAAGACCTCGTCAACTACTTCCGCACCTACTATGCGCCCGGCAACGCGGTGGCCGTGATCGTTGGCGACGTGAAGGCCGACCGCGTGAAAACGCTGGCCACGAAGTACTTCGGCGCGATCCCGAAACGGGCGGCGCCGCCGGCCGTGAAGACGGTGGAACCGGAGCAGAAAGGCGAGCGGCGCCTGTTCGTCGCCAAGCCTTCGGCCACGTCGGCCAACCTGATGGTGGCATACAAGGCGCCCCGCGCGGACAGCCCCGATTACTACGCGCTGAACGTGCTGCAAGGCGTGCTCACCGAAGGCAAGACATCGCGCCTGTACAAGGCGCTCGTGGAAAAGCAGCTGGCGACCTCCGTCGGCACCGACGCCACCGATGGCTTCGATCCGGGCCTGCTGTACGTGTTCGCCGTGGCCGCGAACGGCGTCGACGGCGCGAAGGTGGAAAAGGCGCTGCTCGACGAAATCGACAACGTGGTGAAGAACGGCATCACCGAGCAGGAGCTGCAGGCCGTGAAGAACAAGAAGCTGGTCAACCTGTACCGCGCGCAGGAAACCATCAACGGCAAGGCGCAGCAACTGGGCAACTACGAAACCTTCTTCGGCGACTGGCGCAAGCTGTTCGCAGCGCCGGCCGAATTCGAAAAGCTGACCACCGCCGACATCCAGGCCGTGGCCGCCCGCTACCTGAAAAAGCAGCAGCGCACCATCGGCGTGCTGGCCGCGAAGGAGGAATAA
- a CDS encoding serine hydrolase domain-containing protein: MQALWEYYRQLEARLPAHGPGFSVAVMRDTETVFERHHGLASLELKVPLSRDSAYYLASESKQFTAACVMTLVREGVVGLDDDVCPYLPELAKFEQAFPLRSLLNHSSGIPDYFQFLQCQLGRHEADYFNNDTILGIIACMDTVECPAQTEYRYSNSNYILLAALVERLAGMSLADYAKKMLFEPLGIHRLTFDDDRSNVIEHRVSSYEADPARPFGYKQHLGNANTVGDGGIYGSIAELLRWEMAWHRQWADSSSLLHAMLQPSPFVDGTVPDYRFGLELTQRCGQDVVFHSGGLWGFGTLIVRLPHTRTSIIHLANCEEAAPDMDRILAAALQ; the protein is encoded by the coding sequence GTGCAAGCACTTTGGGAGTATTACAGACAGCTGGAAGCGCGCTTGCCGGCGCACGGTCCAGGTTTCAGTGTCGCGGTCATGCGTGATACCGAAACCGTGTTCGAACGCCATCATGGGCTGGCTTCACTTGAACTGAAAGTGCCATTGTCGCGCGACTCGGCATACTATCTGGCGTCGGAATCCAAGCAATTCACGGCGGCCTGTGTCATGACCCTGGTGCGTGAAGGCGTTGTGGGCCTCGACGACGACGTCTGTCCTTATCTGCCCGAGCTGGCGAAATTCGAACAGGCATTCCCCTTGCGCAGTTTGTTGAATCATAGCAGCGGAATCCCGGACTATTTCCAGTTCCTGCAATGCCAGCTGGGGCGCCATGAAGCTGACTACTTCAACAACGACACGATCCTGGGAATCATTGCCTGCATGGATACGGTCGAGTGCCCGGCACAGACCGAATACCGCTACAGCAACAGCAACTACATCCTGCTTGCCGCACTGGTTGAACGGCTTGCCGGGATGTCGCTTGCGGATTACGCCAAAAAGATGTTGTTCGAGCCGCTTGGCATCCATCGCCTGACCTTTGATGACGACCGGTCCAATGTGATCGAACATCGCGTGTCCAGTTACGAAGCGGACCCGGCTCGCCCCTTCGGCTACAAACAGCACCTGGGCAATGCCAACACGGTCGGCGATGGCGGCATCTATGGCAGCATCGCCGAGCTGTTGCGGTGGGAGATGGCGTGGCACCGCCAGTGGGCCGACAGTTCGAGCCTGCTGCATGCAATGCTGCAGCCATCGCCGTTCGTGGACGGCACCGTGCCCGACTATCGCTTCGGCCTGGAGCTGACGCAACGGTGCGGCCAGGACGTTGTGTTCCACAGCGGCGGTCTGTGGGGATTCGGCACCTTGATTGTCAGGCTCCCGCACACCCGCACGTCGATCATCCATCTGGCCAATTGCGAGGAGGCCGCACCCGATATGGATCGGATACTCGCTGCCGCACTGCAGTAG
- a CDS encoding glycosyl hydrolase 115 family protein — protein sequence MAVAPANALGTGRFVQLDGRDGMIVAKTGRAAPLLVSRGDFPGVLRAARDLQRDIGKVSGATPAWRTETVTMAGDIIIAGTLGRHPVIDQLAKEGKIDAAHLSGQWEGFLIQAVVDPMPGVKRALVIAGSDKRGTIYGLYTLSEQIGVSPWHWWADVPIPRHASLTVPLATRVTEKPAVQYRGIFLNDEAPALTNWAKERFGGFNRQFYEKLFELMLRMRANYLWPAMWYSSFYDDDKGNGELADMMGIVMGTSHHEPMMRAQQEWHRYGKGPWDYQRNGDTLRKFWAGGLRNTKNYESVITMAMRGDGDEPMSESANVGLLERIVSDQRELIRNEWQREPETVPQLWALYKEVQDYYEKGMRVPDDMLLLWCDDNWGNIRRLPTPEERKRRGGAGVYYHFDYVGVPRSYKWLNVTQIGKVWEQMNLANEYGANRMWIVNVGDLKPMEVPTEFFLAYAWDPAAWPAERLPDYLRQWAAREFGERHAHRIADIVDQYTRNNARRRPEQLAPDTYSLVNYDEAERMVADYTALSEEAQRIGKTLPKAMRDAYFQLVEYPVRASANAVDLYVSAGRNQLYARQGRVSTNDMAARVRQLFQHDAELARQYQQGISGGKWNHMMSQTRFGYTNWDQPYRDVMPAVSELRIPEPGQLAAPNGIHPSDQMGVAVDGNPVAWPVFPLRQLVLPALDRYERQPRHINLFNRSSAPFDYTVTASQPWLKISHPAGRVSKERRIAVDVDWDAVPAGVTEAELTVHGPDKARVVVRVPVHARTDTVEGHVETRGVIAIEAEHYSRALAPAGRRWQTIPGYGRTLSGVTTMPGAAPALTVQDGMRLEYDVHLFSAGKVQLHAVLSPTLQFQPGNGFRYAVSIDDGPPQEVNVHADQSEDYWRRIVSDGVAKFATTLEVDQPGKHTVKFWALDPELVLQRLVIDAGGLQPSYLGPPESPRIVRSRE from the coding sequence ATGGCGGTGGCACCGGCCAATGCGCTCGGCACCGGACGCTTCGTGCAACTGGACGGGCGCGATGGCATGATCGTTGCCAAGACAGGACGCGCAGCCCCGCTGCTGGTATCGCGCGGCGATTTTCCCGGCGTGCTGCGGGCGGCACGCGACTTGCAGAGAGATATCGGCAAGGTCAGCGGCGCCACGCCCGCCTGGCGCACGGAGACCGTGACCATGGCCGGCGACATCATCATCGCCGGCACGCTGGGCCGGCACCCTGTGATCGATCAGCTGGCAAAGGAGGGGAAAATCGATGCGGCGCATCTTTCCGGACAGTGGGAAGGTTTCCTGATCCAGGCTGTCGTCGATCCGATGCCGGGCGTGAAGCGTGCACTGGTGATTGCGGGCAGCGACAAACGCGGCACGATATATGGCCTCTATACGCTGTCGGAACAGATCGGCGTATCGCCGTGGCACTGGTGGGCCGACGTGCCGATCCCTCGCCACGCTTCGCTGACCGTTCCGCTCGCCACACGCGTGACCGAAAAACCCGCCGTGCAATACCGCGGCATTTTCCTGAACGACGAGGCGCCTGCGCTGACCAACTGGGCAAAGGAGCGCTTCGGCGGCTTCAACCGGCAGTTCTACGAGAAGCTGTTCGAACTGATGCTGCGCATGCGGGCCAATTACCTGTGGCCGGCAATGTGGTACTCGTCGTTCTATGACGACGACAAGGGCAATGGCGAGCTGGCGGACATGATGGGCATCGTCATGGGTACCTCGCACCACGAGCCGATGATGCGCGCCCAGCAGGAGTGGCACCGTTATGGCAAAGGTCCCTGGGACTACCAGCGCAATGGCGACACGCTGCGCAAGTTCTGGGCCGGTGGCTTGCGCAATACGAAGAACTACGAAAGCGTCATCACGATGGCCATGCGTGGCGACGGGGATGAGCCGATGTCCGAAAGCGCGAACGTGGGGCTGCTCGAACGCATCGTCTCGGACCAGCGCGAGCTGATCCGCAATGAATGGCAGCGCGAGCCGGAAACGGTTCCCCAGTTGTGGGCCCTGTACAAGGAAGTACAGGACTACTATGAGAAGGGCATGCGCGTGCCGGACGACATGCTGCTGCTCTGGTGCGACGACAACTGGGGCAATATCCGCCGCCTGCCGACGCCCGAGGAGCGCAAGCGGCGCGGCGGTGCCGGCGTGTATTACCACTTCGATTACGTTGGCGTGCCCCGCTCCTACAAGTGGCTGAACGTCACCCAGATAGGCAAGGTCTGGGAGCAGATGAACCTGGCCAACGAATACGGTGCCAACAGGATGTGGATCGTCAACGTGGGCGACCTGAAGCCAATGGAAGTGCCGACCGAATTCTTTCTTGCGTATGCATGGGATCCTGCGGCCTGGCCCGCCGAACGCCTTCCCGATTACCTCCGCCAGTGGGCAGCCCGGGAATTCGGTGAGCGGCACGCGCACCGGATCGCCGACATCGTCGACCAATACACGCGCAACAACGCCCGCCGCCGGCCCGAACAGCTGGCGCCGGATACCTACAGCCTAGTGAACTACGACGAGGCAGAACGCATGGTCGCGGACTACACCGCCTTGTCGGAAGAGGCGCAACGCATCGGCAAGACACTGCCCAAGGCCATGCGGGACGCCTACTTCCAGCTTGTGGAATACCCGGTGCGGGCCTCCGCGAACGCGGTGGACCTTTACGTGTCAGCCGGCCGCAACCAGCTCTACGCGCGCCAGGGGCGGGTCAGCACGAACGACATGGCGGCGCGGGTGCGCCAGCTGTTCCAGCACGATGCGGAACTGGCACGCCAGTACCAGCAAGGGATCAGCGGCGGCAAGTGGAATCACATGATGTCGCAGACCCGTTTCGGCTACACGAACTGGGACCAGCCGTATCGCGATGTGATGCCGGCCGTTTCCGAACTGCGCATTCCCGAGCCGGGCCAATTGGCGGCGCCGAACGGCATCCACCCTTCGGACCAGATGGGCGTGGCTGTCGATGGCAATCCCGTCGCCTGGCCTGTCTTCCCGCTCCGCCAGCTGGTCCTGCCGGCGCTCGACCGGTACGAACGCCAGCCTCGCCATATCAACCTGTTCAACCGGAGCAGCGCACCGTTCGACTACACGGTCACCGCCAGCCAGCCGTGGCTGAAGATCAGCCACCCGGCCGGCCGCGTTAGCAAGGAGCGGCGTATCGCCGTCGATGTCGACTGGGATGCGGTGCCGGCCGGCGTGACGGAGGCGGAGCTCACCGTACACGGCCCGGACAAGGCCAGGGTTGTCGTCAGGGTGCCGGTGCATGCGCGTACCGATACCGTAGAAGGCCACGTCGAAACGCGCGGCGTGATCGCGATCGAGGCCGAACATTACAGCCGCGCCCTGGCGCCGGCGGGCCGGCGGTGGCAGACCATTCCCGGCTACGGCCGCACGCTGTCCGGCGTGACGACGATGCCCGGTGCCGCACCAGCCCTGACCGTACAGGATGGCATGCGCCTCGAGTACGACGTGCATCTTTTCAGCGCAGGCAAGGTGCAACTGCATGCGGTACTGTCGCCGACGCTGCAGTTCCAGCCCGGCAATGGCTTCCGCTACGCGGTGTCGATCGACGATGGTCCGCCACAGGAGGTGAACGTGCACGCCGACCAGTCAGAAGACTACTGGCGCCGGATCGTATCGGACGGCGTGGCGAAGTTCGCCACCACGCTGGAGGTCGACCAGCCCGGGAAGCACACGGTGAAGTTCTGGGCGCTGGACCCCGAGCTCGTCTTGCAGCGGCTCGTCATCGATGCAGGAGGATTGCAGCCAAGTTACCTGGGACCGCCGGAAAGCCCGCGGATCGTCCGTTCCCGGGAGTGA
- a CDS encoding S8 family serine peptidase: MIPPRYLCTLLLCLCSTANAQLRLPSLQVPQPLNTDLLRGPVERLVDTRVLADVRGLRRELVDSLLRRHPDIVEADPRGEPAVRGEILAWSPSAEGLTAARTLGLAVVREERSDELGLHIVVLRAPQGAATARLLEALRMADPAGTYDFNHLYTGSGNATGIPAGSGPAAVVGLVDSGVDAGHAVFDDADIRRDGCGGTAQPHAHGTAVAALLVGRADGFKGVAPEATLFAYDVYCDSPTGGSALEIGAALAWMAKRNVGVVNVSLVGPSNEALRRTVAAMVARGHLLVAAVGNDGPAAPPLYPASYPGVVGVTGVDRRGRPLPEAARGPQVMFAAPGSQMISASPGSPPFRQVRGTSYAAPIVAALLATRLPHPDPVRAQAAVTALAQEAVAGADRNAVGNGVVGAALRNDPSAMR; this comes from the coding sequence ATGATCCCGCCACGCTACCTCTGCACGCTGCTCCTTTGCCTTTGCAGCACCGCCAATGCCCAGCTGCGCCTGCCATCGCTGCAGGTGCCACAGCCGCTCAACACGGATCTGCTGCGTGGCCCTGTCGAACGCCTCGTCGACACGCGGGTCCTGGCCGACGTGCGTGGGCTGCGCCGGGAACTCGTCGACAGTCTGCTGCGCCGCCACCCGGACATCGTGGAAGCCGATCCGCGCGGCGAGCCCGCGGTGCGGGGCGAAATCCTCGCCTGGTCGCCTTCGGCCGAAGGATTGACGGCGGCGCGAACCCTCGGGCTGGCGGTGGTGCGGGAAGAACGATCCGACGAGCTCGGCCTGCATATCGTCGTGCTGAGGGCGCCGCAAGGTGCCGCCACGGCCCGTCTGCTCGAGGCCCTGCGCATGGCCGATCCGGCTGGCACGTATGACTTCAACCATTTGTACACGGGCTCGGGCAACGCGACCGGCATCCCGGCCGGCAGTGGGCCGGCCGCCGTCGTGGGCCTGGTCGACAGTGGCGTGGATGCAGGCCACGCCGTGTTCGACGATGCCGATATCCGCCGGGACGGGTGTGGCGGCACGGCGCAACCCCATGCGCATGGTACCGCCGTCGCCGCCCTGCTGGTCGGCCGTGCGGACGGTTTCAAGGGCGTGGCGCCGGAAGCGACGCTGTTTGCCTATGACGTCTATTGCGACAGTCCCACGGGTGGTTCCGCGCTGGAGATCGGCGCCGCCCTCGCCTGGATGGCAAAGAGGAACGTGGGTGTCGTCAATGTGAGCCTCGTCGGCCCATCGAATGAAGCGTTGCGCCGGACCGTGGCAGCCATGGTCGCACGGGGGCATCTGCTGGTCGCGGCCGTCGGCAACGATGGCCCGGCCGCGCCTCCGCTCTATCCGGCCAGCTACCCGGGCGTCGTGGGCGTGACCGGTGTGGACCGCCGTGGACGCCCGTTGCCCGAAGCAGCGCGCGGACCGCAGGTCATGTTCGCCGCGCCAGGCAGCCAGATGATCAGCGCATCGCCCGGGTCCCCGCCGTTCCGGCAAGTGCGCGGCACGTCGTATGCCGCCCCGATCGTCGCGGCGCTGCTGGCAACCCGCCTGCCGCATCCGGACCCGGTCCGCGCGCAGGCAGCCGTCACCGCGCTGGCACAGGAGGCTGTGGCGGGCGCGGACCGCAATGCCGTCGGCAACGGCGTCGTTGGCGCGGCGTTGCGAAACGATCCTTCCGCGATGCGTTGA
- a CDS encoding anti-sigma factor family protein, translating into MKISDELLMAYADNELDAPQREAIEQAMQTDPSIAQAVARHKALRRDVFDAFAGVLDEPVPARLRPRADNVVPMSAVRERAQRRRWSWPEWGALAASLAIGVFAGGAGWQVLRDDASQVVLEQGGGATARGTLASALSNQLAAESSDGVRIGVSFVSTEGAYCRSFTVQRTAGLACRDTGDWRIAVLTETPAARDQQYRQASAQMPQAVLDAIDERIAGDALDAQGERAARDQRWAR; encoded by the coding sequence ATGAAGATCTCGGATGAACTATTGATGGCGTATGCGGACAACGAACTCGATGCGCCGCAGCGCGAAGCCATTGAACAGGCAATGCAAACCGACCCGTCGATCGCCCAGGCCGTGGCCCGCCACAAGGCATTGCGGCGGGACGTCTTCGACGCCTTCGCGGGCGTTCTGGACGAGCCGGTGCCGGCACGCCTGCGGCCCCGGGCTGACAACGTCGTGCCCATGTCGGCCGTGCGCGAGCGGGCACAGCGGCGCCGCTGGTCATGGCCGGAGTGGGGCGCATTAGCCGCTTCGCTGGCGATCGGGGTGTTCGCGGGCGGCGCCGGGTGGCAGGTGCTGCGTGACGACGCCAGCCAAGTAGTGCTGGAACAGGGCGGTGGCGCGACCGCCCGGGGAACGCTTGCCAGCGCGCTGTCGAACCAACTGGCTGCCGAATCGTCGGATGGCGTGCGCATCGGGGTCAGCTTCGTCTCGACGGAAGGCGCCTACTGCCGCAGTTTCACGGTCCAGCGAACGGCCGGCCTGGCATGCCGGGATACCGGTGATTGGCGCATTGCCGTGCTCACGGAAACCCCGGCGGCGCGCGACCAGCAATACCGCCAGGCGAGCGCGCAGATGCCGCAGGCGGTACTCGATGCGATCGATGAGCGCATCGCCGGCGATGCACTCGATGCGCAAGGTGAACGCGCGGCGCGTGACCAGCGCTGGGCACGGTAA
- a CDS encoding IS1595 family transposase, translated as MGAAEFHVVFKALAQLQLSDDEIALLQGFLANVVQPGQCLRLIEEAAGKRPCPRCGGTRCHRSGHANGLQRYRCIACRRSFNALTGTPLARLRLRDKWLPYFLCLIESRTVRKAAERVDVAKSTSFRWRHRFVAAVRRELRPTLSGIVEADETYHLESQKGSRHLDRRPRKRGGKASKRGISKEFDCILVARDRTRQTCEFVTGRGAVSASQLSEHLKPVLALDILLISDAARAYATFARQAGITHEAVNVKAGIRTRGAIHLQGVNAWHSRFKAWLRHFNGVASRYLANYTGWQRVLDTAAWPTPAQWLRVAVASG; from the coding sequence ATGGGCGCAGCGGAGTTCCACGTGGTGTTCAAGGCGCTGGCGCAGCTCCAGCTTTCCGACGATGAGATCGCCCTTCTGCAAGGCTTCCTTGCGAACGTCGTGCAACCCGGTCAGTGCCTGCGCCTGATCGAAGAGGCTGCCGGCAAGCGGCCTTGTCCCAGATGCGGCGGCACGCGTTGCCACCGCAGCGGTCACGCCAACGGCCTGCAACGCTATCGTTGCATTGCCTGCCGGCGCAGTTTCAATGCGCTGACCGGCACCCCGCTGGCCCGCCTGCGCCTGCGCGACAAATGGTTGCCTTACTTCCTATGCCTGATCGAGTCGCGCACGGTGCGCAAGGCCGCCGAGCGGGTGGACGTGGCGAAATCCACCAGCTTCCGGTGGCGCCACCGCTTTGTTGCCGCCGTGCGCCGAGAGCTTCGGCCGACACTCTCCGGCATCGTCGAAGCCGACGAAACGTATCACCTCGAATCACAAAAAGGTTCGCGGCACCTGGATCGGCGGCCCCGCAAGCGTGGCGGCAAGGCATCCAAGCGCGGGATCAGCAAGGAGTTCGACTGCATCCTGGTGGCGCGTGACCGCACGCGGCAGACCTGTGAATTCGTCACCGGCCGCGGCGCGGTCAGCGCCAGCCAATTGTCCGAACACCTGAAGCCCGTGCTGGCGCTAGACATCCTGTTGATCAGCGATGCCGCCAGGGCGTATGCCACATTCGCCAGGCAGGCTGGCATCACGCACGAGGCAGTGAACGTCAAGGCAGGCATTCGAACGCGCGGCGCCATCCACCTCCAGGGTGTGAATGCCTGGCACAGCCGCTTCAAGGCCTGGCTGCGGCATTTCAACGGTGTGGCCAGCCGCTACCTGGCCAATTACACGGGCTGGCAGCGCGTGCTCGATACGGCGGCGTGGCCGACACCGGCGCAATGGCTGCGTGTTGCGGTTGCGTCTGGCTGA
- a CDS encoding M16 family metallopeptidase → MKKLVFTTALAGAAAAHGAAQGAEFKLPQFETTKLSNGLTVMLMERHEVPLIAVRAVVKAGAVNDGTQAGLANLTGDAILLGSEKHAKAAIDEAFDFRGAQLAGGSATEQTTVQANFAKNDAAALLPLFAEIVQQPSFEAAELDKLKNRKVSGLKQAKESPRQVAGTYYRSMLYGDAPYASPAGGTVNSLAALKRADVQGFHGRYFRPDNAAIIVVGDFDPAAMRRQIETLFGQWTADGPAPQRADYGKPLAAKPRVWLVDKPDAIETTFVIGGPGIARNDPDYVPLQVLNTVLGGRFTSWLNDELRVNSGLTYGANSAFSPLAQSGTFAVSSFTASAKTEAALDLALKTYNRLWEKGIDKATLDSAKAYVKGQFPPRFETSEQLASLLGDMYALGVDRAQIDNFMRDVDGLTPAKAKQLVDRHFPRQNLQMVLVGKADDIRKVAAKYGEVTELEISADGFRPGRK, encoded by the coding sequence ATGAAGAAACTGGTATTCACCACCGCCCTGGCCGGCGCCGCCGCGGCGCATGGGGCTGCGCAAGGGGCTGAATTCAAGCTGCCGCAGTTCGAGACGACAAAGCTGTCCAATGGCCTGACCGTGATGCTGATGGAGCGCCACGAAGTGCCGCTGATCGCCGTGCGGGCCGTCGTCAAGGCTGGCGCCGTGAACGACGGCACGCAGGCCGGCCTGGCCAACCTGACCGGCGACGCGATCCTGCTGGGCAGCGAAAAGCACGCCAAGGCCGCCATCGACGAGGCATTCGACTTTCGCGGCGCGCAGCTCGCCGGCGGCAGCGCCACCGAGCAGACCACCGTGCAGGCGAACTTCGCGAAGAACGACGCGGCGGCCTTGCTGCCGCTGTTCGCCGAGATCGTGCAGCAGCCCAGCTTCGAAGCGGCCGAACTGGACAAGCTGAAGAACCGCAAGGTCAGCGGCCTGAAACAGGCCAAGGAAAGCCCGCGCCAGGTCGCCGGCACGTATTACCGCAGCATGCTGTACGGCGACGCGCCCTACGCCAGCCCCGCGGGCGGCACGGTGAACAGCCTGGCCGCGCTCAAGCGCGCCGACGTGCAGGGCTTCCATGGCCGCTACTTCAGGCCGGACAATGCCGCCATCATCGTCGTCGGCGATTTCGACCCGGCCGCGATGCGCCGGCAGATCGAAACGCTGTTCGGCCAATGGACGGCCGACGGCCCGGCGCCGCAGCGTGCCGACTACGGCAAGCCGCTGGCGGCCAAGCCGCGCGTGTGGCTCGTCGACAAGCCCGATGCGATCGAGACCACGTTCGTCATCGGCGGCCCCGGCATCGCCCGCAACGATCCGGACTACGTGCCATTGCAGGTGCTGAACACGGTGCTGGGCGGGCGCTTCACGTCGTGGCTGAACGACGAGCTGCGCGTGAACTCGGGGCTTACATACGGCGCCAACAGCGCCTTCTCCCCGCTGGCGCAATCGGGCACCTTCGCGGTGTCCAGTTTCACCGCCTCGGCCAAGACGGAAGCGGCGCTCGACCTGGCGCTGAAGACGTACAACCGGCTGTGGGAAAAAGGGATCGACAAGGCCACGCTTGATTCGGCGAAAGCCTACGTGAAAGGCCAGTTCCCGCCCCGCTTCGAGACAAGCGAGCAGCTGGCCAGCCTGCTGGGCGACATGTATGCGCTGGGCGTGGACCGCGCCCAGATCGACAACTTCATGCGCGACGTGGACGGGCTGACGCCGGCGAAGGCGAAGCAGCTGGTCGACCGGCACTTCCCGCGCCAGAACCTGCAGATGGTGTTGGTCGGCAAGGCCGACGATATCCGCAAGGTGGCGGCCAAGTATGGCGAGGTGACGGAACTGGAGATCAGTGCGGATGGCTTCAGGCCTGGCAGGAAGTGA
- a CDS encoding GNAT family N-acetyltransferase produces MDGASRERASAERRQRSTGSHEDGIAMDKPYLHLRKDLLAPQQAPRFPAGIQPVSFSVAEHASAARDLLALAYRSGGGHVEVFEQWWPTVASDPEYDPATIFTAVDAAGRLAGIALCWSVPFVKDLAVAPTWQGQGLGKAMLRQAFVFFHQRNAPSIDLKVHVDNPAVRLYHRLGMHAVQLEERS; encoded by the coding sequence ATGGATGGCGCTTCCCGGGAACGCGCCAGCGCCGAACGTCGTCAGCGTTCAACAGGCTCGCATGAGGATGGCATCGCCATGGATAAACCGTACCTTCACTTGCGCAAGGACTTGCTGGCGCCGCAGCAGGCACCGCGATTTCCTGCTGGTATCCAGCCCGTGTCCTTCAGTGTGGCGGAACACGCATCCGCCGCGCGGGATTTGCTGGCACTGGCTTACCGTTCCGGTGGCGGGCATGTCGAGGTGTTCGAGCAATGGTGGCCAACAGTAGCCAGCGATCCGGAATACGACCCGGCCACCATCTTCACCGCTGTGGACGCGGCAGGCCGGTTGGCCGGCATCGCCTTGTGCTGGAGCGTCCCTTTCGTCAAGGACCTTGCCGTGGCACCGACATGGCAAGGGCAAGGCCTTGGCAAAGCAATGCTGCGACAAGCCTTTGTCTTTTTCCACCAGCGCAACGCGCCATCCATCGACCTGAAGGTGCATGTCGACAATCCCGCCGTACGGCTATACCATCGACTTGGCATGCATGCTGTGCAGCTCGAGGAGCGGTCATGA
- a CDS encoding RNA polymerase sigma factor gives MMKLNADIADLLPRMRRFARALTFNREDADDLVQVAAERALVRQDQFQAGTRLDSWIFRIMKNAWIDEARSRIRRDDLFAPEEAGEHVGDDSAEAHQRKLAVEKAMSMLSEDHRMVIALVLVEGLPYKEAAEVLGVPMGTLTSRLARAREALQGLLAGT, from the coding sequence ATGATGAAACTGAATGCCGACATTGCCGACCTGCTGCCCCGCATGCGCCGTTTTGCGCGCGCGCTGACGTTCAATCGCGAGGACGCCGACGATCTGGTACAGGTCGCGGCGGAACGCGCGCTGGTGCGCCAGGACCAGTTCCAGGCCGGCACGCGGCTCGACAGCTGGATATTTCGCATCATGAAGAATGCGTGGATCGACGAGGCGCGCAGCCGGATCCGGCGCGACGACCTGTTCGCGCCGGAGGAGGCGGGCGAGCACGTCGGCGATGACTCGGCCGAGGCGCATCAGCGAAAGCTCGCGGTGGAAAAAGCCATGAGCATGCTGTCGGAAGACCACCGCATGGTGATCGCACTGGTACTGGTCGAGGGCCTGCCATATAAAGAGGCGGCCGAGGTGCTTGGTGTACCGATGGGAACATTGACGAGCCGCCTGGCGCGCGCACGCGAGGCGTTACAGGGCTTGCTGGCAGGGACATGA